From Phragmites australis chromosome 5, lpPhrAust1.1, whole genome shotgun sequence, a single genomic window includes:
- the LOC133917842 gene encoding uncharacterized protein LOC133917842: MALCANPERTTILAKLPEFDAQGLIDRPPTGATEAEGSPAPAPAPEPSRPAESRQADAAMAVGPADAAAVAGPVDAAAEARTVEAAAEVGTAEAAVVAEPADAAAEAGTQPSLKPSTPVEPTPGEGQLEAERTRLDSERAQLAAAWRAFESRLAAQRAANEEEQNAEEEAHAAAAQEQKLLEDTRVEIAREQEVLRSARVEAAREREDAARLAEASRQ; the protein is encoded by the exons atggcgctctgcgccaaccctgAGCGCACGACGATCCTAGCGAAgttgccggagttcgacgcccaggggctcatCGACCG GCCACCCACGGGCGCCACCGAGGCTGAAGGATcgccagcgccagcgccagcACCCGAGCCAAGCCGGCCGGCGGAGTCGAGGCAGGCAGACGCGGCGATGGCGGTGGGGCCAGCAGACGCGGCGGCTGTGGCGGGGCCAgtggatgcggcggccgaggcgagGACGGTGGAAGCGGCAGCCGAGGTGGGGACGGCTGAAGCGGCGGTCGTGGCagagccagcggacgcggcggccgaggcggggacgcaGCCGTCGCTCAAACCCTCtacgccggtggaacctaccccgggt gaggggcagcttgaaGCGGAGCGCACCAGGTTAGActcggagagggcgcagcttgcggccGCCTGGCGCGCCTTTGAATCCCGCCTCGCTGCGCAGCGCGCCGCGAACGAGGAGGAGCAAAACGCCGAGGAAGAAGCCCACGCGGCGGCCGCGCAggagcagaagcttttggaagatacccgcgtGGAGATCGCGCGGGAGCAGGAGGTTTTGCGGAGCGCCCGCGTAGAGgctgcgcgggagcgagaagacgccgcccgcttggctgaggcATCACGGCAgtag